The following proteins are encoded in a genomic region of Mobula hypostoma chromosome 25, sMobHyp1.1, whole genome shotgun sequence:
- the LOC134337813 gene encoding ERBB receptor feedback inhibitor 1-like, with translation MSSAGLAAQEIRSPLSNCFMHGTHGVIGNKSCWNQSSTLDNIYFAEATAVTCALNAAPHKQSYIVPSTNRQETEPLGLNRDCCFGSCLRSSFHKVQAAPLKMQNCEESLVQLEKDQLLPQFNKLSVNGNMLAPPQTPVRGATALINIGCSSDRSSKPLPPLPFSGDVSFDDVDSEVESITNSETDLLLQDYRPLSFRYGAPSRRSFRGCGQTNYAYSESVGQSRVPESSHVIKDTKMENKEVTEHRARPHRKLRRSHSGPAGSYNKPAILKNANCLSSSSPDSIEVKPEIPPRVPIPPRPVNHDYRRWSAEVMHCDEDKPPKVPPREPMSGSNSRTPSPKSLPAYLNGVMPPTRSFAPDPKYVSNKVLQRQASDGATLRVPCILPIIEDGKKVSSTHYYLLPERQISEVICGSPGL, from the exons ATGTCGAGTGCTGGGCTAGCAGCACAGGAGATCCGCAGTCCACTGAGTAACTGCTTCATGCATGGTACTCATGGTGTCATCGGAAACAAGAGCTGCTGGAATCAGTCAAGTACTTTGGACAA CATCTACTTTGCCGAAGCCACAGCCGTGACCTGTGCTTTGAACGCTGCTCCCCATAAACAGTCCTACATTGTACCTTCAACCAACA GACAAGAAACAGAGCCACTAGGACTGAATAGAGACTGCTGTTTTGGAAGCTGCCTCAGATCATCCTTCCACAAGGTGCAAGCAGCACCTCTGAAAATGCAAAACTGCGAGGAGTCTTTAGTACAGTTGGAGAAGGATCAGCTGTTGCCTCAGTTTAATAAACTCTCAGTGAACGGTAATATGCTGGCACCACCTCAAACACCAGTAAGGGGAGCAACTGCACTGATTAACATTGGATGCTCCAGTGACCGAAGCTCCAagccacttccaccactgccttTCTCGGGCGATGTGTCTTTCGATGACGTGGACAGTGAGGTCGAGTCCATCACGAACTCGGAAACTGACTTGCTCTTGCAGGATTACAGACCACTAAGCTTCAGGTATGGAGCTCCAAGCAGACGGAGCTTCCGTGGGTGCGGGCAAACAAACTATGCTTACTCTGAGAGTGTCGGTCAGAGTCGAGTGCCAGAGAGTTCCCACGTTATAAAGGATACTAAAATGGAAAACAAAGAGGTCACTGAACATCGTGCTCGCCCCCACCGCAAATTGCGACGTTCGCATTCGGGCCCAGCTGGATCGTACAACAAGCCCGCCATATTGAAAAATGCAAACTGCCTGTCAAGTTCATCGCCAGATTCCATTGAGGTGAAGCCTGAGATTCCCCCTCGAGTGCCCATACCCCCACGCCCAGTGAATCATGACTACAGGAGGTGGTCTGCAGAGGTAATGCACTGTGATGAGGACAAACCACCGAAGGTTCCGCCACGAGAACCCATGTCCGGAAGCAATTCACGCACCCCAAGTCCCAAAAGTCTCCCAGCCTACCTCAATGGGGTGATGCCCCCAACACGAAGCTTTGCACCTGATCCCAAATACGTCAGCAACAAAGTCCTCCAGAGGCAGGCAAGTGACGGGGCGACCTTGCGGGTACCATGCATTTTACCGATCATTGAAGATGGGAAGAAGGTGAGTTCCACGCATTACTACCTGCTTCCTGAGAGACAAATTTCAGAAGTAATTTGTGGAAGCCCAGGCCTCTGA